From Coleofasciculus sp. FACHB-T130, the proteins below share one genomic window:
- a CDS encoding MFS transporter, which translates to IFCLVNIIFTTYISQTQSTMPLYFSNFLRIEESGKGFSPTTISALFTWHLVLAILLQLPVVRMFKRLSHPYALCISALFWGLGFSLIWFTGVAASSQLLWAILAMGVFAIALVSYTPSASSLITVLAPESQRGVYFSINSLCWAIGYFIGPTVGGWALDQPPVVAHGLWLGFAFSVAITIAILQYLNQILNAKNAEGNVK; encoded by the coding sequence ATTTTTTGCTTAGTGAACATCATCTTCACCACCTATATCTCGCAAACCCAAAGTACAATGCCCCTGTACTTCAGCAATTTCTTGCGTATAGAAGAATCTGGAAAAGGATTTTCCCCCACAACCATTAGTGCTTTATTTACCTGGCACCTTGTCTTAGCCATTCTCTTACAGCTGCCAGTTGTCAGAATGTTTAAACGTTTGAGCCATCCCTACGCCTTGTGCATTTCCGCCCTATTTTGGGGATTAGGATTTAGCTTAATTTGGTTTACAGGAGTAGCAGCATCAAGTCAGTTATTGTGGGCAATTTTAGCAATGGGAGTTTTTGCGATCGCCCTTGTCTCCTACACTCCCTCAGCATCTTCTCTGATTACAGTCTTAGCCCCCGAATCTCAACGTGGCGTATATTTTTCAATCAATTCTCTTTGTTGGGCAATCGGCTATTTCATTGGCCCTACAGTGGGTGGCTGGGCATTAGATCAACCGCCCGTTGTGGCGCATGGTCTGTGGCTGGGCTTCGCATTCAGCGTAGCCATAACTATTGCCATTTTGCAATACCTCAACCAGATTTTAAACGCAAAGAACGCAGAGGGTAACGTAAAGTAA
- the hisIE gene encoding bifunctional phosphoribosyl-AMP cyclohydrolase/phosphoribosyl-ATP diphosphatase HisIE, protein MPAAEPSALSQSIPVDRIRYNEQGLVPAIAQDYLDGTVLMMAWMNRESLQKTLETGQAWYWSRSRGELWHKGATSGHLQNVRSLRYDCDSDALLVTVEQVGEIACHTGERSCFHQVDGEKAPPPADTLSDLFATICDRRDNPSESSYTSKLFAGGDNKILKKVGEESAEVVMACKDDDKNAIAGEVADLFYHTLVALAHHHVDVRDVYRKLQERRR, encoded by the coding sequence ATGCCAGCTGCTGAACCCTCTGCTTTAAGCCAATCCATCCCTGTCGATCGAATCCGCTACAACGAGCAGGGACTGGTGCCAGCGATCGCGCAAGATTATCTGGATGGTACGGTCTTGATGATGGCTTGGATGAATCGGGAGTCGTTACAGAAAACGCTGGAAACGGGACAAGCTTGGTATTGGAGCCGTTCTCGTGGGGAGTTGTGGCATAAAGGGGCGACTTCGGGGCATTTACAAAATGTGCGAAGTCTCCGTTATGACTGCGATAGCGATGCGCTGCTGGTTACTGTGGAACAGGTGGGAGAAATTGCCTGTCACACCGGAGAACGCAGCTGTTTTCATCAAGTAGATGGGGAAAAAGCGCCGCCTCCCGCAGATACCTTGTCGGATTTGTTTGCGACGATTTGCGATCGCCGCGATAATCCTAGCGAAAGTTCTTACACCAGCAAGCTATTTGCCGGTGGAGATAACAAGATTTTGAAAAAAGTTGGCGAAGAATCTGCTGAAGTGGTGATGGCTTGCAAGGATGACGACAAGAACGCGATCGCGGGTGAGGTTGCTGATTTGTTCTATCATACCCTGGTTGCTTTAGCTCACCATCATGTTGATGTTAGAGATGTTTATCGCAAGTTGCAAGAAAGACGGCGATAA
- the hemL gene encoding glutamate-1-semialdehyde 2,1-aminomutase, which produces MTSTNLKTTKSEEIFAAAQHLMPGGVSSPVRAFKSVGGQPIVFDHVKGAYIWDVDGNQYIDYVGTWGPAICGHAHPEVISALHEALEKGTSFGAPSVLENVLAEMVIDAVPSIEMVRFVNSGTEACMAVLRLMRAFTGRDKLIKFEGCYHGHADMFLVKAGSGVATLGLPDSPGVPKTTTSNTLTAPYNDLEAVKALFDANPDQIAGVILEPVVGNAGFITPDAGFLEGLRMITQENGALLVFDEVMTGFRIAYGGAQERFGITPDLTTLGKVIGGGLPVGAYGGRRDIMSMIAPAGPVYQAGTLSGNPLAMTAGIKTLELLRKPGSYEQLDKMTKKLSDGLLQIAKETGHAACGGSISAMFGLFFTQGPVHNYEDAKKSDSNKFSRFHRGMLERGVYLAPSQFEAGFTSLAHTDEDIDRTLAAAREVMSGL; this is translated from the coding sequence ATTACTTCTACAAATTTGAAAACCACCAAGTCAGAAGAAATATTCGCCGCTGCTCAACATTTGATGCCAGGAGGTGTCAGTTCACCAGTCCGGGCGTTTAAATCGGTGGGAGGACAACCTATCGTCTTTGACCACGTCAAAGGTGCCTATATCTGGGATGTCGATGGCAACCAATATATCGACTACGTTGGCACCTGGGGACCCGCGATTTGCGGTCATGCCCATCCAGAAGTGATTAGTGCCTTGCACGAAGCCCTGGAAAAAGGCACCAGCTTTGGTGCCCCCTCCGTGTTGGAAAATGTGCTGGCAGAGATGGTGATTGACGCCGTACCCAGCATTGAAATGGTGCGCTTTGTCAACTCCGGAACCGAGGCGTGCATGGCAGTTCTGCGCCTGATGCGAGCTTTCACCGGACGCGACAAGCTGATTAAATTTGAAGGCTGCTATCACGGTCACGCTGATATGTTCCTGGTGAAAGCTGGTTCCGGTGTCGCTACCCTCGGCTTGCCGGATTCTCCAGGCGTTCCCAAGACGACAACCAGCAACACGCTCACTGCCCCCTACAATGACCTGGAAGCCGTCAAAGCTTTATTTGACGCAAACCCCGATCAGATTGCTGGGGTGATTCTAGAGCCAGTGGTGGGCAATGCTGGCTTTATTACGCCGGACGCGGGTTTCCTGGAAGGCTTGCGAATGATTACGCAAGAAAATGGCGCGTTACTCGTATTTGACGAAGTCATGACCGGCTTCCGGATTGCCTACGGTGGGGCACAGGAGAGATTTGGGATTACCCCTGACTTGACAACGCTGGGTAAAGTAATCGGCGGTGGCTTGCCGGTGGGTGCTTACGGTGGACGCCGCGATATTATGTCGATGATTGCTCCAGCCGGGCCAGTGTATCAAGCCGGGACGCTTTCGGGGAATCCTCTGGCGATGACTGCCGGAATCAAAACGCTGGAATTGCTGCGAAAACCAGGCAGCTACGAGCAGTTAGACAAGATGACAAAGAAGCTCAGTGATGGCTTGCTGCAAATTGCTAAGGAAACAGGTCATGCGGCTTGCGGCGGTAGCATCAGCGCGATGTTTGGCTTGTTCTTCACTCAAGGGCCAGTCCATAACTACGAAGATGCTAAAAAGTCTGACTCGAACAAGTTTAGCCGCTTCCATCGCGGAATGTTAGAGCGGGGTGTGTATCTGGCACCTTCTCAGTTTGAGGCTGGATTTACTTCTCTGGCGCACACAGATGAAGATATTGACCGCACTTTGGCAGCAGCGAGAGAAGTAATGTCTGGGCTGTAA
- a CDS encoding chemotaxis protein CheW, translated as MNRRFRTKALVSTRIAKRKLVSFQMGSEQYAIAIDRVQRVLKAFTPHAALINGRRLMEYEQEAIALIDLSALFLKSHETDYHYLIVCTIKQKEKLGIPVSEMPKILEVSEEKFEKIPAFYQPEDLPVAIEQIIHAPEGGLVFYLNLDRL; from the coding sequence ATGAATCGCCGATTCCGGACTAAAGCCCTTGTCTCAACTCGGATTGCCAAGCGAAAACTGGTCTCGTTTCAGATGGGAAGCGAACAGTACGCGATCGCAATTGACCGAGTTCAGCGCGTTCTCAAAGCCTTTACACCCCACGCTGCCCTAATCAACGGTCGCCGGTTAATGGAATACGAACAGGAAGCGATCGCGCTTATCGATCTATCAGCGCTATTTCTAAAATCCCACGAAACAGACTACCACTATCTAATTGTTTGCACCATCAAGCAAAAAGAAAAATTAGGCATTCCCGTCTCTGAAATGCCTAAAATATTAGAAGTATCAGAAGAAAAATTTGAGAAAATCCCAGCTTTTTATCAACCCGAAGATTTACCCGTCGCTATTGAACAAATTATCCACGCACCTGAGGGTGGTCTCGTATTCTATCTCAATTTAGATCGCCTATAA